The Halichoerus grypus chromosome 9, mHalGry1.hap1.1, whole genome shotgun sequence genome has a window encoding:
- the ENPP4 gene encoding bis(5'-adenosyl)-triphosphatase ENPP4, with protein MKLLVILLFSGLITGYRGNSSRNLPPKLLLVSFDGFRADYLQNYEFPHLQNFIKEGVLVEHVKNVFITKTFPNHYSIVTGLYEESHGIVANSMYDVITKKHFSDFDDKDPFWWNEAVPIWVTNQLQENRSSAAAMWPGTDVPIHNTTPSYFMNYSSSVSFEERLNNITMWLMNSNPPVTFATLYWEEPDAGGHKYGPEDKENMYRVLKEVDDLIGELVHKLKVLGLWENLNVIITSDHGMTQCSKDKLINLDLCIDHSSYTLVDLTPVAAILPKINTTEIYHKLKVCNPHMNVYLKEDIPARFHYQHNDRIQPIILVADEGWTIVLNKSLPKLGDHGYDNSLSSMHPFLAAHGPAFHKGYKHSTINSVDIYPMMCHILGLKPHPNNGTFGHTKCLLVDQWCINLPEAIGIVIGALLVLTTLTCLIIIMQNRLSVPRPFSRLQLQEDDDDPLIE; from the exons ATGAAGTTATTAGTAATACTTCTATTTTCTGGACTTATAACTGGTTATAGAGGTAACTCTTCCCGTAACCTGCCACCCAAGTTACTACTGGTATCCTTTGATGGTTTCAGAGCTGACTATCTACAGAACTATGAATTTCCTCATCTCCAGAATTTTATCAAAGAAGGAGTCCTGGTAGAGCatgttaaaaatgtctttatcacAAAAACATTTCCAAACCACTACAGTATTGTGACAGGCTTGTATGAAGAAAGCCATGGCATCGTGGCTAATTCCATGTATGATGTAAtcacaaagaaacatttttctgaCTTTGATGACAAGGATCCTTTTTGGTGGAATGAGGCAGTACCTATTTGGGTGACCAATCAGCTTCAGGAAAACAGATCAAGTGCCGCTGCTATGTGGCCTGGAACAGACGTACCCATTCACAATACCACACCTTCCTATTTTATGAATTATAGCTCTTCGGTGTCATTTGAGGAGAGACTAAATAATATTACCATGTGGCTGATGAATTCGAACCCACCAGTTACCTTTGCAACACTCTATTGGGAAGAACCAGATGCAGGTGGCCACAAATATGGACCcgaagataaagaaaacatgtaCAGAGTGTTGAAAGAAGTAGATGACCTTATTGGTGAGCTAGTCCACAAACTCAAGGTGCTAGGACTGTGGGAGAATCTCAATGTGATCATTACAAGTGATCATGGGATGACCCAGTGCTCTAAGGACAAACTGATAAACTTGGATCTCTGCATTGATCATTCAAGCTACACTCTTGTAGATTTGACTCCAGTTGCTGCTATACTTCCCAAAATAA aTACAACAGAGATTTATCACAAACTGAAAGTCTGTAACCCTCACATGAATGTTTATCTCAAAGAAGACATTCCTGCCAGATTTCATTACCAACATAATGATCGAATTCAGCCTATTATTTTGGTTGCTGATGAAGGCTGGACAATTGTGTTAAATAAATCATTACCAAAAT taGGTGACCATGGTTATGATAATTCTTTGTCTAGTATGCATCCGTTTCTAGCTGCCCACGGTCCAGCATTCCACAAAGGCTACAAACACAGCACAATTAACAGTGTGGATATTTATCCAATGATGTGCCACATCCTGGGATTAAAACCACATCCCAATAATGGAACCTTTGGTCATACTAAGTGTTTGTTAGTTGACCAGTGGTGCATTAATCTCCCGGAAGCCATTGGAATTGTTATCGGTGCGCTCTTGGTCTTAACCACGCTAACATGCCTCATTATAATCATGCAGAATAGACTGTCTGTACCCCGTCCATTTTCCCGACTTCAGCTGCAAGAAGACGATGATGATCCTTTAATTGAGTAA